GACACCTTTCTCTGCAGCTCTTGGTTGTGGGCATTGCAGGCAGACATTCTACAGGAAGAAACACCACAGGAGAGGAAAAAGGTGAAACCCCTGAGAGATAACATTATTTGATTTACAGAATTCACAttaaaaccttgttttgttttgctttttaactaaGAGAATGCTCTAAAACTTATTAAACACTACATTTATTATGACAGAAGTGATTAAAAAGAGCACAACAGTGATTTTTACTTCTATTAGAAAGTTATTTATAAAATGGTTTCTGCAGACTGTTCACTATTGATGCAAAGGAAATAAGTATTAaaatatcatatatatatatatatatatatatatatatatatatatatatatatagtatatgaATGAAGCAAGTTTATGTTTCCTTTAGCTTCTAAGCAGAAATCTGTGAAGTAATCACAGCAAAGAAGGGGAAATACTATTGagaatacattaaaatgttggttttaattGGCATATTTTGCTCTTCACCTGATCTGCTCCGTGATTGGTCGAGTCACAGGTAGCTGCAGACCAATATTGCAATGTTTTAAGTCTTAAAACACAACCTAGAGGTCTAGCTTTCTGTCAAACCACTTCCAATTACAATAAACTGAAGtattattatgatttttgttttcccatACAAAGTGTCCTAAATTTATCATGGGAAACCTGGTCATGTATGGCTCATGCCACTGGAATACCAGATGACGTCaaagctttattaaaacaagttGTCAACTGGTACATTTGAGGTACAATAGGAAAACCATCATCCTATTGTGATttagacaatgttttttttttttttgtcgctGAATGAGTGAATAAAATGTCGCTCTTTGGCGTAAATTAGCTTCTCACCGGGTCTCCAGCCCATCAATGTactccttctttttcttcctgctttccTGGGCGGACTGCTTGTTGCGGATCTTTCTGCGTATTTTCTTCAGGATCCTCTCTTCATGCTGGCCGACAGAGGAGGAAGCGTTTACATTTTCTGgcttctgaaaacaaaagctgagaaCTGTTTCGAGAGCTGAGGCACTTTACCTTCGTAAGAGGTAGCTGGCTGGGCAGGGTGACGCCCTCCTTCGCTAAAAGCTTCTTCTCATCTTCATTGAGAATCAGCTCCTGGATGGACTTTTGGGATGGCTGTTGGGGCTGTGAGTGAGATATGAATACCAATggtgaaaaatacaaattacaaCTGTAATTAAATTTTTTGTCTGCATACACCGTCTGCGCCACACAACCTTTTTGCTAGAGGCTCACAGGAAGTAGTTTAATGAGTGCATACTATCAGGCCATATTCATTACCCTCGTTTCATGGCCACTTCAAAGCAATTACAGTGTAAGAATCTAAACTGGATTCTTCCACTCTCTCCTTCATCTTATTAAACTGGACTGAGGAGATGACATCAATATGATGGAGTTGGGATCAATTCCTCTGAAAAATCTACTAACGTTTACAACATTATTCTGCTTATGGTGATCCTGACTTGATGATGGCAATAGATTCTTTGTGAAACAAATAATTGTTAGCATATTTATTGCGATGatgctttaaaccttttttctcaaaattttagtttacattacattttacataactACAAAGTCCCTCTACTTTAATCAGGTCAAACTTAGAAAAGTACAAAATCATAAGAAGGTGAATACATTATGGGGAAGTTCAAGAAAAGGCTCAACATCAACAGAATACTAATCTGGATCTTCCGAGTATTCGTTCTCccagaaaataaatttgctgCATATTCAGCAGATCTTTccaaatttagaaaacctcTAAAGTGGGGAATTTCATCTGCATTGCAAAGGCATCTCCATGGAATGATGCGTTGTTTTCACCAAGGTGCATGCTTACAAACGGGCAGGAACAAAGCCAAACAACAATGTCTTGCATCTGAATCAAGATGTCACACACTCGTGAGACACGGCTGCTCTTCCAACCTCCCCGCCTGAATTGTCTCCGCTGACTCTGTTAAACAGAAGCAGGACACACTTACTGGCTCCGGTGTGCCCGACAGCAGCAGATCTTTGACAGTCAGCGGGAAGCCTGACGACAGCTGAGGTCTTTGTACATCTCCAGGATACAGTGAAGTCCCTGTTTTGGTCATTGGGAAGCCAAACTCCCAGccacctgtacacacacacacacacacagacaataaaaaacacattcaagCATCCGGACAAACAGTAAGACACACCAGAGTTATTATTGGAGCCCAGTGAAAAGAGACATTTGAACCTTGCATACTGAATACTCTGATCTGTAcccaacatgttttttttatttatttcagcgACTGATACCAGCAGCTTCAACAATCTTGTATCAGACACATTTCAACATcaactgcaacaaaaagaaagtggTTTTCCTCTCTACTGGTACTTGCCTCCCCCTACATGTTGAGGATAGGGGCATGAATGAAAATGACGATTTCATACAATCTCCTGGTTTccttagaaagaaaatgttttacttatttgtttttttatcatgtaCAAAACCAAATAACAGTTTGCAATAAAGTAATCTAAATCTGACTGCTTTGGATTGAACTGTATTGGACTGACTGTATGTTTGACTGAATTGGACCTGATTCCTTTTTATAATACCATGAGATGACTTGTTGTGAATGGGTGCTGCACACATGGCTGCAGAAATCAGATGTTTACTTGTAATTTTTGCACTTTGTGTTTAATCCAAGCAGCTGCAGACAAAGCAATACACAACATCTATTAGTGaacatgttgctacagtgtttgaaagcccatattgttttaaacttgtATTGCTAATGATAGTTATCCTGGTCACTGGGTACAACAAATAACAAATCATTGTGGATTTTCTGAGGAAAACACAGTTAAGTTATTATTTTGAGTTGTTGgtagaagaaaacattttgcacatttttcagATAGTAAAGGATAATCAACATTTGATTGTTCAAGAATAATATTCTATATTTTCTCAATACAATAGCTAGTAATTGGTTGCACATTTCATTATCTAATGTGTCTTACTGAGGTCAGTGGAGACATTGGCCTCCAAAGCTGCCTTGGTTTGAGGTCCTGGACCAAAGCAAGAAGCATCCGGAGGACTCTCAGGGCGCTGAGGACTATCCATCTGGTCTGACGGCGTGCCCTCACTGATCCCACTGTCGCTTGGAGACGGAGACCACAGAGGCGAGGCGGACACAGATTCACCTCCACTCAGAAGGGCGTTGAGAAAGTCATCCCCTGCCTGCTCAGCTGGCGGCAGCATCTGCTGGGTGAAAATGCTACGTGCTATCATTAGTCTGCCATTGTGAGATAATGACACAGAGAGAAATGAGACTGTGCGGTAAAAATGAAGTCTGCTTATCAAGACGGAGGGCAAATTTCTACAGAAGATTTGAGTTGATTAGAGATGCAACAGCCTCACAAACATTTGGCTCCTGAAATGACCAGCTGGGCTGGTTGTTTTGGTCTCCCGTGTCCTCGTGGCGAAGAATCCCATCGTTTTTATCAAACAGCCAGTCAAGCAACTCTGTGCAATCACAACcctgaaatgaaacatttaacaacAACTAAGTATTTTACCTTACAGACAtacttttagaaacaaacaacacaatttCACTATGACTCTTCAGAAAAACActacacatatacatatatttccCTAATATAAGTACTTTTCAATTAATTGGGAGTTGTCGGTGTCAGTCTTAAACCAATATTTCCATAAATTTTTAGGCTTAAGACTTAGTTTCGACTTTAATTATTAAGCATGAACTTTGCTCTGTGGGACTTTCCAGTTTCCTCctcagcaaaaatacaaatgcaaaaacaaaacttacctGATCTGGGTAGAACTCCATAGTTTCCCTGTTTGGGTTAAGCTCACCCAAACAAATGATGAGATCCAACAACAATATCCAGcgtttgttcctttttttgacGTGAAAGGACTCTTTCTACCTTACTGAAGACTCTCTAGT
The Kryptolebias marmoratus isolate JLee-2015 linkage group LG24, ASM164957v2, whole genome shotgun sequence DNA segment above includes these coding regions:
- the creb3l3a gene encoding cyclic AMP-responsive element-binding protein 3-like protein 3-A, which produces MEFYPDQGCDCTELLDWLFDKNDGILRHEDTGDQNNQPSWSFQEPNMLPPAEQAGDDFLNALLSGGESVSASPLWSPSPSDSGISEGTPSDQMDSPQRPESPPDASCFGPGPQTKAALEANVSTDLSGWEFGFPMTKTGTSLYPGDVQRPQLSSGFPLTVKDLLLSGTPEPPQQPSQKSIQELILNEDEKKLLAKEGVTLPSQLPLTKHEERILKKIRRKIRNKQSAQESRKKKKEYIDGLETRMSACNAHNQELQRKVSHLEKCNMSLMDQLRRLQAMVMNSSNKPAQTGTCVLVLLLSFSLILFPSLKPFSDTQVSQGDFSPVRIQSRSLQNLQASRVLHVVDPPFYSEDKSEPLHQHFPEEQGLEDIAALMGELAVKEEQSSLKSVSLNSSQEDRTGHFHVDPITGYIATVTFNPHRPAGLRPHADDM